In Bacteroidales bacterium, the genomic window GAAGGCATGGTGATTGCTGCCTATGCCGTGGGCGCAACGGAAGGAATCCTCTACGTAAGACACGAATACAAATACCTGCAGAAACATCTGGAAAGCATCCTCCAGGGCGCCCGTGAGCGCAACCTGCTGGGCAAAGATATCGGCGGCATCAAAGGATTCAATTTCGATATCCGTATCCAGTTTGGTGCCGGAGCATATGTATGCGGTGAGGAATCAGCCCTCATTGAGTCGGCCGAAGGGAAACGCGGAGAACCCCGTGACAGGCCGCCTTTCCCGGTGGAAAAGGGGTACCTCGACTATCCCACCGTGGTAAACAACGTGGAAACCCTCTGCGCAGTAGTGAAGGTAATGCTCAACGGCGGCGAATGGTACCGCAGTTTTGGTACGCAGGATTCGACCGGAACCAAACTGCTGAGCGTATCGGGCGACTGCAAGTACCCGGGCGTCTACGAGGTGGAATGGGGATTCAGTGTATATGACATCCTGGGCATGGTGGGGGCAACCCCCGATGTACAGGCTGTGCAGGTGGGAGGCCCTTCCGGAACCCTCCTGGCCCCTGTCGAATTCCGGCGCATCCTCGGCTATGAGGACCTGGCTACCGGAGGTTCCATCATCATCTTTGGCAAGCACAGAGACCTGCTCAAGGATGTGGTACTGAACTTTACCGAATTCTTCATCGATGAATCATGCGGTTCCTGCTCCACCTGCCGCATTATGCCGGTGGTACTGCGAAACAAACTGCTGAAAATTCTCAACGGCAAAGGCGTCATCAAAGACATTGACGACATGCTCGAATGGGCCAAAGTGCTGAAAGCCAGCCGTTGCGGACTGGGACAGACCGCGGCCAATCCCATTGTTTCCAGCATCAAGAATTTCCGGCATCTTTATGAACAAAGGGTGCGCATGGATACTGACTTCGACAGCGGATTCAACCTGGCCGAATCAGTCAGGGATTACATCGAAGCATCCGGACGCGTTATTGTTGAATAATTAATAAATCTCTATACCATGGCCAAAATCGTTAATTTCACAATAGATGGCAAGGACTGCATCGCGGAAGAAGGATTGTACCTGGTGCAGGCCGCCAAAAACAACGGGGTATATATTCCTACCCTGTGCAACTTCGAAGGGGTCAAACCCAAAGGATCCTGCCGCATCTGCACCGTCCGTGTCAATGGCAGGCTGATGACTTCCTGCACCACGCCGGTTACCGACGGCATGAAAGTCGAAAGCAATATGGAAGATATCAATGAACTGCGGAAAGCAATCATTGAACTGCTGTTTGTGGAAGGCAACCATTTCTGCCCTGCCTGTGAGAAAAGCGGAAACTGTGAATTGCAGGCACTTGCCTACCGCTTCCAAATAATGGTTCCCCGCTATCC contains:
- a CDS encoding 2Fe-2S iron-sulfur cluster binding domain-containing protein, with translation MAKIVNFTIDGKDCIAEEGLYLVQAAKNNGVYIPTLCNFEGVKPKGSCRICTVRVNGRLMTSCTTPVTDGMKVESNMEDINELRKAIIELLFVEGNHFCPACEKSGNCELQALAYRFQIMVPRYPYTFPQRKVDASNPKIIKEQNRCIMCKRCIRAIKDEQGRSLFAYKKRGHKSEVVLDPILGRQMSDELARKAMAVCPVGSILVREQGFIHPIGTRKYDKMPIGSEIEMSQPSK